One Caldalkalibacillus thermarum DNA window includes the following coding sequences:
- a CDS encoding aldehyde dehydrogenase family protein, with amino-acid sequence MCTTSATVRYLNHINGEWVTAAREEYKDNINPATGEILGHVIQSAPEDVDRAVQAAKAAQKSWRLVPAPERGEYLYRIGQLLKERKEQLTRTLTQEMGKVLVEARGEVQEAIDMAFFMAGEGRRLAGQTVPAELPDKHAMSVRAPVGVVGIITPWNFPIAIATWKMFPAIVSGNTVVWKPASDTPAMACEMMKIIEEAGLPKGVVNLVYGSGGTVGNALVEHPDVNVISFTGSSEVGRTIAAKGGQLLKKVSLEMGGKNAIIIMDDADLQLALDGVLWSAFGTTGQRCTACSRLIVHRSVQQEVERELVRRAQALTLGNGLDEHVDVGPVINRSALEQIDKYVQIGQEEGATLLSGGQIAKGELLSKGYFYQPTIFTNVSPTMRIAQEEIFGPVLSIIPVDSFEEAIEVNNAVAYGLSSAIYTNHVNRVFRAMRDLDTGLVYINAGTIGAEIHLPFGGTKHTGNGHRDSGLAALDVFTEWKSIYVDYSGKLQRAQIDNHPKDK; translated from the coding sequence CAACATCTGCAACTGTGCGCTATCTGAATCATATTAATGGAGAATGGGTTACCGCTGCCCGAGAAGAATACAAGGATAATATTAATCCGGCAACGGGTGAGATCTTGGGACACGTCATTCAATCGGCGCCAGAAGATGTGGACCGGGCTGTCCAAGCGGCAAAAGCAGCGCAGAAAAGCTGGCGTTTGGTTCCTGCTCCGGAGAGAGGGGAATATTTGTACCGTATTGGTCAGCTTTTGAAAGAGAGAAAAGAACAGTTGACCCGGACGCTGACCCAGGAGATGGGGAAGGTATTGGTTGAAGCCCGGGGGGAAGTACAGGAAGCGATTGATATGGCCTTTTTCATGGCTGGAGAAGGACGCCGGTTAGCCGGGCAAACGGTACCCGCTGAACTTCCTGACAAACATGCCATGAGCGTGCGGGCACCGGTAGGAGTTGTAGGTATCATTACTCCGTGGAACTTTCCGATTGCCATTGCCACGTGGAAGATGTTCCCGGCTATTGTAAGCGGTAACACAGTGGTGTGGAAACCGGCCAGTGACACACCAGCCATGGCCTGCGAGATGATGAAAATTATAGAGGAGGCCGGTCTGCCTAAGGGCGTGGTTAATCTGGTTTATGGTTCAGGTGGAACGGTGGGGAATGCCTTGGTTGAACACCCTGACGTGAACGTCATCTCGTTTACAGGTTCTTCAGAGGTGGGGCGTACCATTGCTGCCAAGGGCGGGCAGCTTTTAAAAAAGGTGTCCCTCGAAATGGGAGGAAAAAATGCCATCATCATCATGGATGATGCCGATCTGCAGCTGGCTTTGGATGGCGTTCTGTGGAGTGCTTTTGGTACCACCGGGCAGCGCTGCACAGCGTGCAGCCGGTTAATTGTCCACCGCTCCGTGCAGCAGGAAGTGGAAAGGGAACTTGTGCGCCGTGCGCAAGCCCTCACCCTGGGGAACGGTTTAGACGAACATGTGGATGTGGGCCCGGTCATTAATCGGTCCGCACTAGAGCAAATTGACAAGTATGTTCAAATCGGTCAAGAGGAAGGAGCGACATTGCTCTCTGGCGGACAGATTGCCAAAGGTGAGCTATTAAGCAAGGGATATTTTTATCAGCCGACGATTTTTACCAATGTATCCCCCACCATGCGCATCGCCCAGGAAGAGATTTTTGGTCCTGTGTTATCCATCATCCCTGTTGACAGCTTTGAAGAAGCCATCGAAGTGAACAATGCCGTGGCTTATGGACTGTCAAGCGCAATCTACACCAATCATGTGAACCGGGTATTTAGAGCTATGCGGGATCTGGATACAGGCCTTGTTTATATCAATGCTGGAACCATAGGTGCTGAAATTCATCTGCCGTTTGGGGGCACCAAGCATACTGGCAATGGCCATCGGGATTCCGGCCTGGCGGCATTAGATGTCTTCACTGAATGGAAGAGTATTTATGTTGATTACAGCGGAAAACTGCAGCGGGCTCAGATTGATAATCATCCCAAAGATAAATAG
- a CDS encoding saccharopine dehydrogenase family protein, giving the protein MKYAVLGAGLMGKEVARDLVQSPNVDQVVLADVDLEKAKCVCQQLDSPKLSPAFLDATDFQSLTSFLAEFDVAVNALFYTFNERVARAGIKAGVHVCDLGGHIGHETDKVLQLAEEAQAAGVTLIPDLGVAPGMTNILAGYGASKLDQVDSMYLRVGGIPLNPEPPLEYNQVFSIEGVFDHYTDPSLVIRDGKTYEVPSLSEVETIYFEKFGPLEAFHTAGGTSTLSRSFPNLKNLDYKTIRYPGHAEKARLLVDLNLTRRDYEVTIGGQRVRPRDVLREVLKPIVDLKDKDDVVLLRVTIQGLKEGIETTYEYEMVTYKDRTKNVTAMARTTAYTISAVAQMFGNGVITKRGAYPPEQIVPGDHYIEEMKKREIVIKETVINETVRREERTTGTAVSK; this is encoded by the coding sequence ATGAAATATGCAGTATTAGGCGCTGGTTTAATGGGAAAAGAAGTGGCCAGAGATCTTGTCCAAAGCCCAAATGTGGACCAAGTGGTGCTGGCTGATGTAGATCTAGAGAAGGCCAAATGCGTGTGCCAGCAGTTAGACAGTCCAAAACTGTCCCCCGCCTTTCTTGATGCCACAGATTTCCAAAGTTTAACCAGCTTCCTGGCCGAATTTGATGTGGCTGTGAATGCTCTCTTTTACACCTTTAATGAGCGGGTTGCCAGAGCAGGAATCAAAGCCGGGGTTCATGTCTGTGATTTAGGAGGACATATTGGCCATGAAACCGATAAAGTGCTTCAGTTGGCGGAAGAAGCCCAAGCTGCTGGAGTTACCCTTATTCCTGATCTGGGAGTGGCCCCTGGGATGACCAATATCCTGGCTGGTTATGGCGCCAGCAAACTGGATCAGGTGGACTCCATGTATCTCAGAGTCGGAGGGATTCCTTTAAATCCCGAACCCCCTCTTGAATACAACCAGGTTTTCTCCATTGAAGGGGTATTTGATCACTATACGGATCCATCTCTTGTGATCCGCGATGGCAAGACGTATGAAGTGCCGTCTCTTTCTGAAGTTGAAACCATTTACTTCGAAAAGTTCGGCCCTTTGGAGGCGTTTCACACAGCGGGTGGAACGTCGACCTTGTCGCGATCTTTTCCTAATCTAAAAAATCTCGATTATAAAACGATCCGTTACCCTGGACATGCGGAGAAAGCCCGTTTATTGGTTGACTTAAACCTGACACGCCGTGACTATGAAGTTACGATCGGCGGCCAACGCGTCAGGCCCAGGGATGTTTTACGGGAGGTATTAAAACCGATAGTAGACCTGAAAGATAAAGATGACGTTGTCTTATTGCGGGTCACAATACAGGGCCTAAAAGAAGGGATCGAGACAACCTATGAATATGAAATGGTCACTTACAAAGACCGGACAAAGAATGTGACGGCCATGGCCCGGACCACTGCCTACACCATTTCCGCAGTGGCCCAGATGTTCGGGAATGGGGTCATCACCAAGCGGGGGGCCTATCCGCCAGAGCAGATTGTGCCAGGAGATCACTACATTGAAGAGATGAAGAAGAGAGAGATTGTGATCAAGGAAACAGTCATAAATGAAACGGTACGCAGAGAGGAGAGAACCACTGGAACAGCTGTTTCGAAATAA